The following are encoded in a window of Mycobacterium vicinigordonae genomic DNA:
- a CDS encoding DUF1906 domain-containing protein, producing MSVSRRDVLKFAAATPALLGLGAAAASLTAPPASASLGTLLDYAAGVIPASQIKAAGAVGAIRYVSDRRPGGAWMLGKPIQLAEAQDLHGSGLKIVSCYQYGKGSTSDWLGGAAAGIQHAKRGMELHAAAGGPASAPIYASIDDDPSHDQYKNQIVPYLRSWESVVGHQRTGVYANSKTIDWAVNDGIGTYFWQHNWGSPKGFTHPAAHLHQVEIDKRSVGGVGVDINEILKPQFGQWV from the coding sequence ATGTCCGTTTCGCGGCGTGACGTGCTGAAATTTGCCGCGGCGACGCCGGCCCTGCTGGGTCTCGGCGCCGCGGCGGCTTCGCTGACCGCGCCGCCGGCCTCGGCGTCGCTCGGCACCTTGCTGGATTACGCGGCCGGCGTCATTCCGGCCAGCCAGATCAAAGCGGCCGGCGCGGTGGGCGCGATTCGCTACGTCTCGGATCGACGACCGGGTGGAGCCTGGATGCTCGGCAAGCCTATTCAGCTCGCCGAGGCGCAGGACCTGCACGGCAGCGGTCTCAAGATCGTCTCGTGTTACCAGTACGGCAAGGGCAGTACCTCGGACTGGCTCGGTGGCGCCGCCGCCGGCATTCAGCACGCCAAGCGAGGGATGGAACTACACGCCGCCGCCGGTGGGCCGGCTAGCGCGCCCATCTACGCCTCGATCGACGACGACCCGTCGCACGACCAGTACAAGAATCAGATCGTCCCGTATCTGCGGTCCTGGGAGTCGGTGGTCGGTCACCAGCGTACGGGCGTGTACGCCAACTCCAAGACCATCGATTGGGCGGTGAATGACGGGATCGGGACCTACTTCTGGCAGCACAATTGGGGCTCGCCGAAGGGGTTCACCCACCCGGCGGCCCACCTGCACCAGGTCGAGATCGACAAGCGGTCCGTGGGCGGGGTGGGGGTCGACATCAATGAGATCCTCAAGCCTCAGTTTGGGCAGTGGGTCTGA
- a CDS encoding aromatic ring-hydroxylating oxygenase subunit alpha has translation MDHDQLIDLTRRALKLARDKTTDLTPQTHQVHAAAYTSPERHRRDRTMVLASPQLVGYVSELPRPGSYCTKTVMGRSILLTRTADGSVKAFDNVCLHRQSRVASGCGVAKRFTCPYHAWTYGNDGRLVAVPGREGFPDTTPRSDGLTELPAAEFAGFLWVAMQPVKSGGTLDVAAHLGPLGAELDSWGIGRWAPLGEKVLDSPINWKLAVDTFAENYHFATVHENTFATIARSNCTVFDAFGPHHRLIFPLNTILDLENIPEDQWVPLNNLVVIYALFPNIVISVTIANGELFRVYPGDRPGQSITVHQNSTPLDMSDESVAAGAQAVFEYAHATVRDEDYRLVQDLQANLESGAREKLLFGRNEPGLQHRHVMWERALT, from the coding sequence ATGGATCACGACCAGCTCATCGATTTGACTCGTCGCGCACTAAAACTCGCGCGCGACAAGACAACCGACCTCACACCACAGACTCACCAGGTCCACGCGGCGGCCTACACCTCACCCGAGCGGCACCGGCGCGACCGGACTATGGTGCTGGCCAGCCCGCAGCTGGTCGGATACGTTTCCGAACTACCCCGGCCGGGGTCCTACTGCACCAAGACGGTGATGGGCAGGTCCATCCTGTTGACCCGCACCGCCGACGGCTCGGTCAAGGCCTTCGACAACGTCTGCCTGCACCGGCAGTCGCGCGTCGCGTCGGGATGTGGAGTGGCCAAACGATTTACCTGCCCCTACCACGCCTGGACGTATGGCAACGATGGCCGGCTGGTGGCGGTCCCGGGCCGGGAGGGTTTCCCGGACACCACACCGCGATCCGACGGGTTAACCGAGCTGCCCGCGGCCGAGTTCGCCGGGTTCCTTTGGGTGGCGATGCAACCTGTAAAGAGCGGCGGAACACTGGATGTAGCGGCCCACTTGGGGCCGCTGGGCGCAGAACTGGACTCTTGGGGCATCGGTCGCTGGGCCCCGCTGGGTGAGAAGGTGCTCGACTCGCCCATCAACTGGAAGCTGGCGGTGGACACGTTCGCCGAAAACTACCATTTCGCCACCGTTCACGAGAACACATTCGCGACCATTGCGCGCAGCAATTGCACGGTTTTCGATGCATTCGGACCGCACCATCGGCTGATCTTCCCGCTCAACACAATCCTGGATTTGGAGAACATTCCCGAGGACCAGTGGGTGCCGCTGAACAACCTAGTCGTTATCTACGCCCTGTTCCCCAACATCGTCATTTCGGTGACGATCGCCAATGGCGAACTGTTTCGTGTCTATCCGGGGGACCGGCCCGGGCAGTCAATCACCGTGCACCAGAACTCGACTCCGCTGGACATGTCCGACGAGTCGGTGGCCGCCGGCGCGCAAGCAGTCTTCGAGTACGCGCACGCCACGGTCCGCGACGAGGACTACCGGCTGGTCCAGGACTTGCAAGCGAACCTGGAATCCGGTGCGCGCGAGAAGCTTCTGTTC